In one Catenovulum adriaticum genomic region, the following are encoded:
- a CDS encoding sigma-70 family RNA polymerase sigma factor: MDILGQDSLQSSTQVNYTRTEMAKSGSSSESPNWAALLQQVAEHRDRRAYTLIFNYFAPRLKSFGLKLLKQDALALEMVQDTMLNVWLKAHLFNPDKGAASTWIYTIARNVRYDILRKISQKKEDNIADELWPVIVEHDEPFNEFTQLENLLLQGQLEHFYQHLSAPQLDVIRQVYLDEKSHQEVSDNLLIPLGTVKSRIRLGLAKLKQAMEQDV, encoded by the coding sequence ATGGATATACTCGGTCAAGATAGCTTGCAATCATCAACGCAAGTTAATTATACACGGACAGAGATGGCAAAATCTGGATCATCGTCAGAATCACCTAACTGGGCAGCTTTGTTGCAACAAGTTGCGGAACATCGTGATAGACGAGCTTACACTTTGATATTTAATTATTTTGCCCCGAGATTAAAGTCATTCGGGTTAAAATTATTAAAGCAAGACGCGTTAGCCTTAGAGATGGTTCAAGATACGATGCTGAATGTTTGGCTTAAAGCGCATTTATTTAACCCTGATAAAGGGGCAGCTTCGACTTGGATTTACACGATAGCACGTAATGTAAGATATGATATTTTACGTAAAATATCGCAAAAAAAAGAAGATAATATTGCCGATGAATTATGGCCCGTTATTGTTGAACATGATGAGCCTTTTAACGAGTTTACTCAATTGGAAAATTTATTATTGCAAGGGCAGCTAGAACATTTTTATCAGCATTTATCAGCGCCCCAGCTCGATGTTATTCGACAAGTCTATTTAGACGAAAAATCACATCAAGAGGTTTCTGATAATTTATTAATTCCGCTTGGTACGGTTAAATCGCGGATCCGTTTAGGGTTAGCTAAATTGAAACAAGCGATGGAGCAAGATGTATGA
- a CDS encoding cystathionine gamma-synthase family protein, with product MMKEKGFTTQVVHAERLQNIESGAVHQPLHQSVLFAYEQAQDLVNVFQGKSKHHAYARQSTPSVNVLQNTLTQLEGAVSSLVFSSGMAALSNTLLTLLKAGDHLIMSQFVFGNTSSFAKTLIQFGIEVDFVDITNHTQIKQSIKPNTRMLFCETIANPVTQVADIKAIKNICQPQNIVLTVDNTMTPCYLFNGIQAGADLLICSLTKYFGGHANALGGAVIDTGNYNWQNYPNILKTYQQGDSKTWAITQIKKKGLRDMGACLSSDAIHLLSVGAETLALRMDKSCHSALQIATFLNQHHKIKTVYYPGLATHPEHAIAQRQFKYPGAILSFDLIDSIDCLDFIDQLKLILCSTHLGDNRSLAIPVAPTIYYEMGIENRKKMGISEGMIRLSVGIEDTQDIINDLTQALSFFN from the coding sequence ATGATGAAAGAAAAAGGTTTTACCACTCAAGTTGTACATGCCGAGCGTCTACAAAATATTGAATCAGGGGCAGTCCACCAGCCCTTGCACCAATCTGTTTTATTTGCTTATGAACAAGCCCAAGATTTAGTCAATGTTTTTCAGGGTAAAAGTAAGCATCACGCTTACGCGCGTCAATCAACGCCTAGTGTAAATGTGTTACAAAATACCTTAACCCAATTAGAAGGCGCTGTGTCTAGTTTAGTGTTTTCAAGTGGTATGGCCGCGTTAAGTAATACCTTGCTTACTTTGTTAAAAGCAGGCGACCACTTAATAATGAGCCAGTTTGTGTTTGGCAATACCAGCAGTTTTGCCAAAACGCTCATTCAATTCGGAATAGAAGTCGATTTTGTTGATATCACCAATCACACTCAAATTAAGCAAAGTATTAAGCCTAATACCCGAATGCTATTTTGCGAAACCATCGCAAACCCGGTAACCCAAGTCGCGGATATTAAAGCCATAAAAAACATATGCCAACCACAAAATATAGTGTTAACCGTCGATAATACCATGACCCCATGTTACCTTTTTAATGGCATACAGGCTGGTGCTGATTTATTAATTTGTTCACTAACCAAATATTTTGGTGGGCATGCCAATGCACTTGGCGGTGCAGTCATTGATACCGGTAATTATAATTGGCAAAATTACCCTAATATTCTAAAAACCTATCAACAAGGTGATTCAAAAACTTGGGCTATCACCCAAATTAAGAAAAAAGGGTTGCGTGATATGGGGGCTTGTTTAAGTTCAGACGCAATACACTTATTAAGTGTTGGCGCTGAAACACTTGCACTTAGAATGGATAAAAGTTGTCATTCTGCCTTGCAAATTGCCACTTTTTTAAACCAACATCATAAAATTAAAACGGTATATTACCCAGGGCTGGCCACTCACCCTGAACATGCAATTGCACAACGGCAATTTAAATACCCAGGTGCCATTTTAAGCTTTGATTTAATTGACTCAATTGACTGCTTAGATTTTATTGATCAACTTAAATTAATTTTATGTTCAACTCATTTAGGCGATAACCGCAGCTTAGCTATTCCTGTCGCCCCCACAATTTATTATGAAATGGGAATAGAAAATCGCAAAAAAATGGGAATCAGCGAAGGCATGATTAGATTATCAGTAGGAATTGAAGACACCCAAGATATTATCAATGATTTAACTCAAGCTTTAAGCTTTTTTAACTAA
- a CDS encoding TonB-dependent receptor plug domain-containing protein has protein sequence MDNKRLSTQLLTAGLLSLSLGTVANAAEDLFSLPIEQLLQLKVASATLTNETMLTVPSSVAVYEAQDIQQIGLDSLDELLNFVTGIQSNASDRNSLFKRTSFRGRSAGTGGREILILLNGQRVNSEYSGNSDYTLPKIPLAIVEKVEIIKGTGSAIYGSNAFLGVINIITKSNNTPELHVAAGNMGSVELSASGGTTIGKVNIHASAAYGKTDGDHYSNVKDSYNPDLTLDISDPNRHAEVILNISSGETALNIAYSEQKSEDYYVQGHISKGFNQTDTESLFSTLNHNFIWNDKFNSDLWLDYRRTRSNHYIQGTPPFTFAEITTPPTTEPLLAKTPFNEDAHGIRLNNFYHLNEQVDLSVGFEYRHSELTENRSYTNLDYEKCLTNVPCLTYLESGGQIKPDEHPNIGYFGGEYKANAEFVAATNRDIWGTFIQSQIEITDDTELTVAVRYDDYNDIGQNTSPRVSLVSRVDQKNTVKVNYGEAYRAPQFNEIGLINTPLFEGNPNLKPETIKSLDVIWLSQHNYWNFSTTYFVHTIEDAIIDLVVDNIVRLTNNTQESQRTQGMELEVAYAPSNHFHLRFGATHFFDLAEDQFKASDTLAYLIANYHHNQWNYNLSLNYQSEKETVTYGGQFSDRVKLDGFVLVNSKISYQLSPKINLFAKAKNLLDKNFTTPAISNTTEMGVPNRGRQWFIGSEFYF, from the coding sequence ATGGACAATAAAAGATTATCTACCCAACTACTGACGGCTGGATTGCTCAGTTTAAGTTTAGGCACCGTCGCCAACGCTGCTGAAGATCTGTTTTCTCTGCCCATAGAACAGTTACTACAACTTAAAGTTGCCAGCGCCACCCTAACCAATGAAACCATGCTCACAGTGCCCTCCAGTGTTGCTGTATATGAAGCACAAGATATTCAACAAATAGGGCTGGATAGCCTTGATGAATTACTAAATTTTGTTACAGGCATTCAAAGTAATGCATCTGACCGAAATTCATTATTCAAACGTACTTCTTTTAGAGGTCGCTCTGCGGGTACTGGTGGCCGAGAAATTTTAATTTTATTAAATGGCCAACGTGTTAATAGTGAATATTCTGGCAATAGCGATTACACATTACCCAAAATCCCGCTCGCTATTGTAGAAAAAGTAGAAATAATCAAAGGTACAGGCTCAGCAATTTATGGCTCGAATGCGTTTTTAGGTGTAATTAACATTATAACCAAAAGCAATAACACGCCAGAACTTCATGTTGCTGCAGGCAATATGGGCAGCGTAGAGTTATCAGCTTCAGGTGGCACAACAATAGGTAAGGTTAATATTCATGCCTCCGCCGCTTACGGTAAAACAGACGGCGACCACTACTCAAACGTTAAAGATAGTTACAATCCTGATCTTACACTGGATATTTCAGATCCTAACCGCCATGCTGAGGTCATTTTAAATATCAGCTCTGGTGAGACCGCCCTTAACATTGCTTACAGTGAGCAAAAGTCAGAGGACTATTATGTACAAGGGCATATTAGTAAAGGTTTTAACCAAACAGATACCGAAAGCTTATTTTCAACCTTAAATCACAATTTCATCTGGAATGATAAATTTAATAGTGATTTATGGTTAGATTATCGAAGAACCCGCTCAAATCACTATATACAGGGTACACCACCCTTCACTTTTGCCGAGATTACCACACCGCCAACAACCGAACCTTTATTAGCCAAAACTCCATTTAATGAAGATGCGCACGGTATTAGATTAAATAATTTTTATCATTTAAATGAACAAGTAGATTTAAGTGTGGGCTTTGAATACCGTCATAGTGAATTAACTGAAAATCGTTCATATACTAATTTAGACTACGAAAAGTGCTTAACAAACGTCCCTTGTTTAACATACCTTGAATCTGGCGGACAAATTAAACCAGACGAACACCCTAACATTGGTTATTTTGGCGGTGAATATAAAGCAAACGCTGAATTTGTAGCAGCAACAAACCGAGATATTTGGGGTACTTTTATACAGTCTCAAATAGAAATTACAGATGATACCGAGCTCACCGTTGCCGTTCGGTACGATGATTACAATGATATTGGACAAAATACCAGTCCAAGAGTCAGTTTGGTTAGCCGGGTGGACCAAAAAAATACGGTAAAAGTAAATTATGGTGAAGCGTACAGAGCCCCGCAATTTAACGAAATTGGATTAATCAATACTCCGTTATTTGAAGGCAATCCTAATTTAAAACCAGAAACCATTAAATCACTCGATGTTATTTGGTTAAGCCAACATAATTATTGGAATTTTTCGACCACTTATTTTGTTCATACCATTGAAGATGCGATTATCGATTTGGTTGTAGATAACATAGTTAGACTCACTAATAATACCCAAGAGAGCCAACGCACCCAAGGGATGGAGCTTGAAGTTGCTTACGCGCCAAGCAATCATTTTCACTTACGGTTTGGAGCCACTCACTTTTTTGATTTAGCAGAAGACCAATTTAAAGCATCTGACACACTAGCCTATTTAATTGCAAATTATCACCATAACCAGTGGAATTATAATCTTTCGCTTAATTACCAAAGCGAAAAAGAAACAGTCACGTATGGCGGGCAATTTAGTGACAGAGTTAAATTAGATGGTTTTGTATTAGTTAACTCAAAAATAAGCTACCAGCTATCGCCTAAAATCAATTTGTTTGCTAAAGCAAAAAATTTATTAGATAAAAATTTCACAACACCAGCCATTAGCAACACAACCGAAATGGGCGTGCCAAACCGAGGCCGTCAATGGTTTATTGGTAGTGAGTTTTATTTTTAG
- a CDS encoding DUF2496 domain-containing protein, which translates to MSLKEAPTHVQVAVDLIMLLEDNNVDPNDVLKAIKIVEQDYLNKLGNNINKTES; encoded by the coding sequence ATGTCGCTAAAAGAGGCGCCAACACATGTTCAAGTTGCAGTCGATCTGATCATGTTGTTAGAGGACAATAACGTAGACCCAAACGATGTCTTAAAAGCAATCAAAATCGTTGAGCAAGATTACCTTAACAAATTAGGAAACAACATAAATAAAACGGAATCCTAA
- a CDS encoding YgiQ family radical SAM protein, with protein sequence MQAERMRADKALFSYPSFKARPVKSAPFLPMSKKEMAALGWDSCDIIIVTGDAYVDHPSFGMAVIGRMLEAQGFRVGIISQPDWTNKKDFMKLGQPNLFFGVTAGNMDSMINRYTADRKLRHDDAYTAGNVGGKRPDRAVTVYTQRCKEAYKVPVIIGGIEASLRRIAHYDYWSDKVRRSVLFDSKADILVFGNAERPLAEVAHRLANGDDISDMQDIRGTAVLRKEALPGWFGVDSTDLDVLGKIDPIPNPYEMIEESSCDSKKDAVEETAAQPILVQPAKKRRPWEMTYVTLPAYDVVRAEKTYYAHASRILHKETNPGCARALVQRHGDRIVWINPPAFPLETDEMDAVFDMKYARIPHPAYGNAKIPAYDMIKTSVNIMRGCFGGCTFCSITEHEGRIIQSRSEESILNEIEQIRDKVPGFTGVISDLGGPTANMYKLRCKHPKAEQTCRRLSCVWPDICGHMDTDHSPTINLYRQARKIKGIKKILIASGVRYDLAVEDPRYVKELATHHVGGYLKIAPEHTEEGPLSKMMKPGMGTYHKFKELFDKYSKEAGKEQYLIPYFISSHPGTTDKDMVNLAIWLKNQKFKLDQVQNFYPSPMANATTMYHSEANPIHKVTHKGEKVFVPRGDRQRRLHKALLRYHDEKGWPMIREALRKMGLSKLIGNGPMHLVPPEGKHKRQPDHGRYQKGLTRFSSNQGFDKPVKGNTAKINVKSKKSKSNSSKKIGSKKPIAL encoded by the coding sequence ATGCAAGCAGAGCGAATGCGAGCCGACAAAGCGTTATTTTCTTACCCTAGTTTTAAAGCAAGGCCAGTCAAAAGCGCCCCCTTTTTACCTATGTCAAAAAAGGAAATGGCCGCATTAGGTTGGGATAGTTGTGACATTATTATTGTGACCGGCGATGCTTATGTTGATCATCCAAGTTTTGGTATGGCGGTGATTGGTCGTATGTTGGAAGCTCAAGGTTTTAGAGTCGGGATTATTTCACAACCAGACTGGACCAATAAAAAAGACTTTATGAAGCTAGGACAGCCCAATTTATTTTTTGGGGTGACTGCTGGCAACATGGATTCTATGATTAACCGATATACAGCAGACCGTAAATTACGACACGATGATGCTTACACTGCGGGTAATGTGGGCGGAAAAAGGCCAGATCGTGCGGTAACTGTTTATACTCAACGCTGTAAAGAAGCTTACAAAGTACCTGTGATTATTGGTGGAATTGAAGCCAGTTTACGCCGCATAGCGCATTATGATTATTGGTCAGATAAAGTACGTCGCTCTGTTTTATTTGACTCAAAAGCAGATATTTTAGTGTTTGGTAATGCTGAACGGCCATTAGCTGAGGTAGCGCATCGTTTAGCAAATGGTGATGACATTAGTGATATGCAGGACATTCGCGGTACTGCTGTTTTACGTAAAGAGGCTTTACCAGGCTGGTTTGGGGTAGATTCAACTGATTTAGATGTTCTAGGCAAAATTGATCCAATTCCTAACCCTTATGAGATGATTGAAGAGTCAAGCTGTGATTCCAAAAAAGATGCCGTAGAAGAGACAGCAGCCCAACCTATTTTAGTTCAACCCGCTAAAAAACGCCGACCATGGGAAATGACCTATGTTACTTTACCTGCCTATGATGTTGTACGCGCTGAAAAAACATATTATGCACACGCCTCTCGAATTTTACATAAAGAAACAAACCCAGGTTGTGCCCGTGCTTTAGTGCAGCGTCATGGCGATAGAATTGTTTGGATTAACCCACCCGCATTCCCGTTAGAAACCGACGAAATGGATGCGGTATTTGATATGAAATACGCCCGCATTCCTCATCCAGCTTATGGTAATGCAAAAATACCAGCGTATGACATGATTAAAACCTCAGTTAATATTATGCGTGGTTGCTTTGGCGGGTGTACCTTTTGCTCAATTACCGAGCACGAAGGACGAATAATTCAAAGCCGCTCAGAAGAATCAATTTTAAATGAAATTGAACAAATAAGAGATAAAGTGCCTGGCTTTACTGGCGTTATTTCTGATTTGGGTGGGCCAACAGCAAATATGTATAAGCTGCGGTGTAAGCATCCTAAAGCTGAGCAAACTTGCCGCCGTTTATCTTGTGTGTGGCCTGACATTTGTGGCCATATGGATACAGATCATAGCCCTACTATTAACTTGTACCGTCAGGCTCGTAAAATCAAAGGTATTAAAAAGATTTTGATAGCGTCAGGTGTGCGGTATGACTTAGCTGTTGAAGATCCTCGATATGTAAAAGAGCTAGCAACCCATCATGTGGGTGGATATTTAAAAATTGCACCTGAACATACCGAAGAAGGCCCATTAAGTAAGATGATGAAACCCGGCATGGGGACTTATCATAAATTTAAAGAGCTATTTGATAAATACTCGAAAGAAGCCGGCAAGGAACAGTATTTAATTCCGTACTTTATTTCATCGCATCCAGGTACAACCGATAAAGATATGGTTAATTTGGCTATTTGGCTTAAAAACCAAAAGTTTAAATTGGATCAGGTACAAAATTTTTATCCGTCTCCTATGGCGAATGCAACCACTATGTATCACTCAGAAGCGAATCCGATACATAAAGTAACGCATAAAGGTGAAAAAGTATTTGTTCCACGTGGAGACAGACAACGACGGTTACACAAAGCTTTGTTAAGGTACCATGATGAAAAAGGTTGGCCGATGATCCGTGAAGCATTACGAAAAATGGGATTATCTAAATTAATTGGCAATGGTCCAATGCATTTAGTGCCGCCTGAAGGCAAACATAAGCGACAACCCGACCATGGGCGTTATCAAAAAGGCTTAACTCGTTTTAGCTCAAATCAAGGGTTTGATAAACCAGTTAAGGGCAATACAGCTAAAATTAACGTAAAATCTAAAAAGTCTAAGTCGAATTCATCTAAAAAAATCGGCTCTAAAAAGCCAATCGCGTTATAG
- a CDS encoding late competence development ComFB family protein → MKLDNDIHNYYEKLVIDKLTSMDITEATSTPNYLADLCCLVLNQLPPRYIRYEVDMAFYLAPAERLQMEMNVANAIQTSIKFLADTQQQNASAKTSTD, encoded by the coding sequence ATGAAATTAGATAACGATATTCATAATTATTACGAAAAATTAGTGATTGATAAATTAACCAGCATGGACATAACCGAAGCCACTTCAACCCCTAATTATTTAGCCGATTTATGTTGTTTAGTGTTAAACCAGCTACCTCCGCGGTACATACGTTATGAAGTTGACATGGCTTTTTATTTAGCACCAGCAGAACGCTTACAAATGGAAATGAATGTAGCAAACGCCATTCAAACCTCGATCAAATTTTTAGCAGATACTCAACAACAGAACGCATCGGCTAAAACCTCAACCGATTAA
- a CDS encoding ChrR family anti-sigma-E factor, with amino-acid sequence MINFHPSDELLARYARADLSAGLSLAVATHLDYCSICRASVAEFEQAAADDLLELEAASEDMPAFDTMLDDILQSEPPEKTGKAIDKTQTSFIKVNEQKFVLPQTLSHFYSSDGRWRKFGGVHSNKLGAFDDFRSSLIYIEADTQVPKHTHKSLEITIVLAGDLCDEQGHYQPGDFIVLDNNVTHMPTTRPNQSCLCLAVMDAPVQFTQGAARLLNPFASLMY; translated from the coding sequence ATGATTAATTTCCATCCCTCAGATGAACTTTTAGCTCGCTATGCTCGCGCTGATTTGTCGGCAGGTTTGAGCTTAGCGGTGGCAACACATTTGGATTATTGTTCTATATGTCGTGCTAGTGTGGCTGAGTTTGAACAAGCAGCCGCTGATGACTTGCTCGAACTAGAGGCCGCCAGTGAAGATATGCCAGCATTCGATACTATGTTGGATGATATTTTACAGAGTGAGCCCCCAGAAAAAACAGGCAAAGCGATAGATAAAACACAAACGTCTTTTATTAAAGTAAATGAGCAAAAATTTGTGCTGCCGCAAACGCTAAGTCACTTTTATTCATCAGACGGACGGTGGCGTAAATTTGGTGGTGTACATAGCAACAAGTTAGGCGCGTTTGATGACTTTAGGTCTAGTTTAATTTATATCGAAGCGGATACTCAGGTGCCTAAACATACTCATAAAAGTTTAGAGATTACCATAGTGCTTGCGGGTGATTTATGTGATGAACAAGGACACTATCAGCCCGGAGACTTTATTGTTCTGGATAATAACGTGACTCATATGCCAACAACTCGGCCTAATCAGTCTTGTTTGTGTTTAGCTGTGATGGATGCACCTGTACAATTTACCCAAGGTGCTGCACGTTTATTAAATCCATTTGCTTCGTTAATGTATTAG
- a CDS encoding reprolysin-like metallopeptidase, whose protein sequence is MKLFSLLFGALLSYSSYAQNTNWQPITPQLISNANLTSSVLLHDNAILIKSLNTRFKNDLKQIAKTGIKYELSLPQHNDKQLIYIVQYSPIMANELAAKHADILTFKGHKKGDKSQRGRFDLGPNGFYASYQIDQVRYYLDEHTSDNLFELYPYQNKAQVNETILNYAKPQLSRKGSLDIGQRELTTYRLAVATTGEYANYFINRQQNVLNAIVTTINRVNDIFARDLAIRLELVANNDELIYTNPNEDPFTNSDSEADLNSTQTTVDNIIGSNNYDIGHLFTTNPGGIAQVGSICFNGFKAQGTSGSPNPTGDGFNIDLVSHEIGHQFGATHSFNATSGFCGDSRSSNNAYELGSGVTIMGYAGICDDENIANRTMAVFHSKNIEQIYKTINSNQTTGSCGITQAANNQAPVADAGKNYTIAQNTPFVLTGSATDIENDTLTYSWEQIDLGDSTSAPSDWANNGNGPLFRNWLPDTSPQRFFPRIDDLANNRNTPAELLPTTNRTMLFKLAVRDQQGGIGTDDTQITVDANVGPLTVTSPTNNSLFSGQENININWEVNQTQTLCPQVNILLSDDNAQTFKYTLANAVENTGSAQITLPNIDTLLAKIMVICNDNIFFNLSPGNFEIIPVSNTAPSAQNDAFTLNTSNNDTLILDVLNNDTDADNDILLITQTNYQGNGSVIINDNQITYMPATNFTGTETFSYTISDGQITDNANISVQVTATTANPELEIDMKKGGVLYKSSICLIFLLNFVRFRKKLKNKQTRVT, encoded by the coding sequence ATGAAGTTATTTTCGCTTTTATTTGGTGCTTTATTAAGTTATAGCAGTTATGCACAAAATACCAATTGGCAGCCTATAACGCCCCAATTAATAAGCAATGCAAACTTAACCTCATCTGTACTTTTGCATGATAATGCAATTTTGATAAAGTCACTAAATACACGGTTTAAAAATGACTTAAAACAAATTGCTAAAACAGGCATTAAATACGAGCTGAGCTTGCCACAACATAATGATAAACAGCTCATCTATATTGTTCAATACTCTCCCATTATGGCGAATGAGCTTGCAGCAAAACACGCGGATATTTTAACGTTTAAAGGCCATAAAAAAGGTGATAAAAGCCAAAGAGGTCGCTTTGATTTAGGCCCAAATGGCTTTTATGCAAGCTACCAAATCGACCAAGTTAGATATTATTTAGATGAACATACCAGCGATAATTTGTTTGAGTTATATCCCTATCAAAATAAAGCCCAAGTTAATGAAACCATATTAAATTACGCAAAGCCTCAACTATCACGTAAAGGCTCACTCGATATAGGCCAAAGAGAACTCACCACTTATCGACTTGCTGTTGCGACCACAGGCGAATATGCAAACTACTTTATCAACCGCCAGCAAAATGTGTTAAATGCAATAGTTACCACGATTAATAGAGTGAACGACATTTTTGCACGCGACTTAGCCATTCGGCTTGAGCTAGTCGCAAATAACGACGAGCTCATTTATACCAACCCCAACGAAGACCCCTTTACCAATTCGGATAGCGAAGCAGATTTAAATAGCACACAAACCACCGTAGACAATATAATTGGCAGCAATAATTACGACATAGGCCATTTATTTACAACCAACCCTGGCGGTATTGCGCAAGTTGGCTCTATCTGTTTTAACGGATTTAAAGCCCAAGGCACTTCAGGGAGTCCAAACCCAACAGGCGATGGATTTAATATTGATTTAGTCAGCCACGAAATCGGTCACCAATTTGGAGCCACCCATTCATTTAACGCCACCAGTGGTTTTTGTGGCGATAGCCGATCAAGCAACAATGCTTATGAATTAGGAAGCGGCGTCACTATTATGGGTTATGCCGGCATTTGCGACGATGAGAACATTGCCAATCGCACCATGGCGGTTTTTCACAGTAAAAACATAGAGCAGATATACAAAACGATTAACTCAAACCAAACCACCGGCAGCTGCGGTATAACACAAGCAGCCAATAACCAAGCACCAGTTGCAGATGCAGGAAAAAACTACACCATAGCGCAAAATACCCCTTTTGTATTAACGGGTTCGGCAACCGATATTGAAAACGATACACTCACCTATTCGTGGGAGCAAATAGATTTAGGCGATTCAACCAGCGCCCCCTCTGATTGGGCAAATAACGGCAATGGACCTTTGTTTCGAAACTGGCTACCAGACACCAGTCCGCAAAGATTCTTTCCTCGAATAGATGATCTAGCAAACAACCGAAACACCCCGGCCGAGCTCTTACCCACAACTAACCGAACCATGTTATTTAAGTTAGCTGTGCGAGATCAACAAGGCGGAATAGGCACCGACGATACCCAAATAACAGTTGATGCCAATGTAGGCCCTTTAACCGTAACCTCCCCCACCAATAACAGCTTATTTAGCGGACAAGAAAACATTAATATCAACTGGGAAGTCAATCAAACTCAAACTCTATGCCCACAAGTCAATATTTTATTGTCTGACGACAATGCCCAAACCTTTAAATACACATTAGCCAACGCCGTTGAAAACACCGGTTCGGCTCAAATAACCCTACCCAATATAGACACCTTATTAGCAAAAATAATGGTTATATGTAACGACAACATATTTTTTAACTTATCACCGGGCAACTTTGAAATAATCCCCGTAAGCAACACAGCACCCAGCGCCCAAAATGATGCATTTACCCTAAATACATCTAATAACGACACACTAATACTAGATGTATTAAATAACGACACAGATGCTGACAACGACATTTTGCTAATAACCCAAACAAACTACCAAGGCAATGGCAGTGTAATCATTAACGACAACCAAATAACCTACATGCCAGCCACTAATTTTACGGGTACAGAAACCTTTAGCTACACCATCTCCGACGGCCAAATAACTGATAACGCAAATATAAGCGTACAAGTAACAGCAACCACAGCAAACCCTGAACTTGAAATTGATATGAAAAAAGGCGGCGTTTTATATAAAAGCTCTATTTGTTTGATATTTTTATTAAATTTTGTTCGATTTCGCAAAAAACTCAAAAATAAACAAACTAGAGTCACTTGA